A window of Bradyrhizobium sp. AZCC 1610 contains these coding sequences:
- a CDS encoding TetR/AcrR family transcriptional regulator has product MGKGEATRERILEIAEAAVLAKGFGATSIDEVIAEAGLTKSGFFYHFKDKNALAREMLRRYVATNDHLFDEIFARGRQLSDDPLQSFLISLKLLAETMSDLPNGHPGCLIASICYQERLFDREVRELTAQSVRDWNARFRGILDGIAAVYPPREPVDLDDVADMLSCIVDGAIIMSKTLNDPSRLERQILIFRSCVKLMFAAPPVS; this is encoded by the coding sequence AGTTCTCGCCAAGGGATTTGGCGCGACCTCGATCGACGAAGTGATCGCCGAGGCCGGCCTCACCAAGAGCGGCTTCTTCTACCACTTCAAGGACAAGAATGCGCTCGCCCGCGAGATGCTTCGCCGCTATGTCGCGACCAATGACCACCTGTTCGACGAAATCTTCGCGCGCGGCCGCCAATTGTCCGACGATCCGCTGCAGTCCTTCCTGATTTCGCTGAAGCTGCTCGCAGAAACGATGTCCGACCTGCCGAACGGCCATCCCGGCTGCCTGATTGCCAGCATCTGCTATCAGGAACGGTTGTTCGATCGCGAGGTGCGCGAATTGACCGCGCAGTCGGTGCGGGACTGGAACGCGCGCTTCCGCGGGATTCTCGACGGCATCGCCGCGGTGTATCCGCCGAGAGAACCGGTCGACCTCGACGATGTCGCCGACATGCTGTCCTGCATCGTCGACGGCGCCATCATCATGTCGAAGACGCTGAACGATCCGAGCCGTCTCGAACGGCAGATCCTGATCTTCCGCAGCTGCGTCAAGCTGATGTTTGCCGCGCCGCCGGTCTCCTGA